A genomic window from Agreia sp. COWG includes:
- a CDS encoding phosphatase PAP2 family protein, whose amino-acid sequence MTKREIDLKTRRVERFWPLISAVAVLVVAVLVGVLITIRRAGNPLGVDTEWMNEIVEHRSPVWEIPSLIMNYVGGGGVGVFVVPVIVIAALCLFRRYWAAVYFTIGTVLSAALVQLLKGLFGRPRPAEILIHADFGSFPSGHVANATTMAVVLAIVLRRTWVWVAGVVYVVLMLLSRTYLGAHWLSDTFGGLLLGAGVAVIVWAPFANKLFRENERPHTFALTRG is encoded by the coding sequence ATGACAAAGAGAGAAATCGACCTCAAGACCCGCCGGGTCGAGCGGTTCTGGCCCCTGATCAGCGCCGTGGCCGTGCTGGTCGTGGCGGTGCTGGTCGGTGTGCTGATCACGATCAGGCGGGCCGGCAACCCGCTGGGCGTCGACACCGAGTGGATGAACGAGATCGTCGAGCACCGCTCGCCGGTCTGGGAGATTCCGTCGCTCATCATGAACTACGTCGGCGGCGGCGGCGTGGGCGTCTTCGTCGTTCCTGTCATCGTCATCGCTGCCCTCTGTCTGTTCAGGCGATACTGGGCCGCCGTGTATTTCACCATCGGCACCGTCCTCTCCGCCGCACTGGTGCAGCTGCTCAAGGGACTGTTCGGGCGGCCCCGGCCCGCAGAGATCCTGATCCACGCCGACTTCGGCTCCTTCCCGTCTGGCCACGTCGCCAACGCCACGACGATGGCCGTGGTGCTCGCGATCGTGCTCCGCCGCACCTGGGTCTGGGTGGCGGGCGTGGTCTACGTCGTCCTGATGTTGTTGAGTCGCACCTATCTGGGCGCCCACTGGCTCAGCGACACTTTCGGCGGGCTGCTCCTGGGAGCCGGTGTGGCGGTGATCGTCTGGGCGCCGTTCGCGAACAAGCTCTTCCGAGAGAACGAGCGTCCGCATACCTTCGCGCTCACCCGTGGGTGA
- a CDS encoding LacI family DNA-binding transcriptional regulator: MSITLHDVARLAGVSIKTVSNVINDYPHIRPGTRTRVEAAIDELGYRPNLSARSLRSGRSGVISLLIPDLRNAYFAELADAVMRAAQARGLSVIIEQMPGGKEQELEILRGPRMQLVDGILYSVLALGEEDAHELDGTMPMVLLGDRIFHGPKDHVTMQNAEGSRAATEHLLSIGRRRIAALGAHPGEVVGSAGLRLDGYRQALDEAGVAYDPDLVIAVANWHRKDGADAMRSFLGIGTAFDGLVCFNDSMALGAMRVMQEAGLRIPLDVAVIGFDDIDETRYSIPSLSTIDPSKDEIAETAVALLIERIENPGSDAPARDLATTFRVVQRESTTP, translated from the coding sequence GTGTCGATCACCCTGCACGACGTCGCACGGCTCGCCGGGGTCTCGATCAAGACGGTGTCCAACGTCATCAACGACTATCCGCACATCCGGCCGGGCACCCGCACGCGTGTCGAGGCGGCGATCGATGAGCTGGGCTATCGCCCCAACCTGTCGGCCCGCAGCCTGCGCTCGGGGCGTTCCGGCGTGATCAGTCTGCTCATCCCCGATCTGCGAAACGCCTATTTCGCCGAGCTCGCCGACGCCGTCATGAGGGCGGCCCAGGCGCGCGGCCTGAGCGTGATCATCGAGCAGATGCCCGGTGGCAAGGAGCAGGAGCTCGAGATTCTGCGGGGCCCGCGCATGCAGCTGGTCGACGGCATCCTCTACAGCGTGCTCGCCCTCGGAGAGGAGGATGCCCACGAGCTCGACGGCACGATGCCCATGGTGCTGCTCGGCGATCGCATCTTCCACGGGCCCAAGGATCATGTCACCATGCAGAATGCGGAAGGCTCGCGCGCGGCGACCGAGCACCTGCTGTCGATCGGGCGTCGGCGCATCGCTGCGCTCGGTGCGCACCCCGGCGAGGTCGTCGGCTCGGCCGGGTTGCGGCTCGACGGCTACAGGCAGGCCCTCGACGAGGCGGGTGTCGCCTACGACCCCGACCTGGTGATCGCCGTCGCCAATTGGCACCGCAAAGACGGGGCGGATGCGATGCGCTCGTTCCTCGGGATCGGCACCGCATTCGACGGGCTGGTCTGCTTCAACGACTCGATGGCGCTCGGCGCCATGCGGGTGATGCAAGAGGCGGGGTTGCGCATCCCGCTCGACGTCGCCGTGATCGGCTTCGACGACATCGACGAGACGCGCTACTCGATACCGTCGCTCTCGACGATCGATCCGTCGAAAGACGAGATAGCAGAGACGGCCGTTGCCCTTCTGATCGAACGCATCGAGAACCCGGGGTCGGATGCTCCGGCTCGCGATCTGGCGACGACCTTCCGGGTCGTGCAGCGCGAGTCGACCACGCCCTGA
- a CDS encoding carbohydrate ABC transporter permease gives MTATLTPNTGRRAVVGSTSGSARTAGRGTGKRPNITAHVFLVALIIYFLLPLWWLFVASTKDPQGLFTGTGGALWFDKNFSLVANIQELFTYKGGIYLRWLGNSALYSLLGGVGATVLAVLAGYGFAKFAFKGRDFSFAILLGSVMVPLTALVIPTFMLMSQLHLTNTIWAVVLPSLLSPFGVYLMRVYAADAVPDELLDAARVDGSGELRTFLTVALPLMRPAVVTVLLLSVVGTWNNYFLPLAVLSDQNLYPVTVGLGGWQALAASNNGGGTSLYTLIVVGSLLSIIPLVIAFLSLQKYWQGGLSLGALK, from the coding sequence ATGACCGCCACACTCACACCGAACACGGGACGGCGTGCCGTCGTCGGTTCCACCTCCGGCAGCGCCAGGACCGCCGGCAGGGGCACGGGCAAGCGGCCGAACATCACCGCCCACGTCTTTCTCGTCGCGCTCATCATCTATTTCCTCCTGCCGCTCTGGTGGCTGTTCGTCGCCAGTACCAAAGACCCCCAAGGCCTGTTCACCGGCACGGGCGGAGCGCTGTGGTTCGACAAGAACTTCTCCCTCGTCGCCAACATCCAGGAGCTCTTCACCTACAAGGGCGGCATCTATCTGCGTTGGCTCGGCAACTCGGCCCTGTACTCGCTGCTCGGCGGCGTCGGCGCCACCGTTCTCGCGGTCCTCGCCGGCTACGGCTTCGCGAAGTTCGCGTTCAAGGGCAGGGACTTCTCCTTCGCCATCCTGCTGGGCTCCGTGATGGTGCCCCTCACGGCCCTCGTCATCCCCACCTTCATGCTCATGTCGCAACTGCATCTCACGAACACGATCTGGGCGGTCGTGCTGCCGTCGCTGCTGAGCCCGTTCGGTGTCTACCTGATGCGCGTCTACGCGGCAGACGCCGTGCCCGACGAGCTGCTCGACGCGGCGCGGGTCGACGGCTCGGGGGAACTGCGCACGTTCCTCACTGTGGCGTTACCGCTGATGCGACCGGCGGTGGTCACGGTGCTGCTGCTCTCGGTCGTGGGCACCTGGAACAACTACTTCCTGCCGCTGGCGGTGCTGAGCGACCAGAACCTCTATCCCGTGACCGTGGGTCTCGGCGGCTGGCAGGCACTCGCGGCCTCGAACAACGGAGGGGGCACTTCGCTCTACACGCTGATCGTCGTCGGCTCGCTTTTGTCGATCATCCCCCTGGTCATCGCGTTCCTCTCCCTGCAGAAGTACTGGCAGGGCGGGCTCTCGCTCGGCGCCCTGAAGTAA
- a CDS encoding carbohydrate ABC transporter permease produces MTNPAATLSAPSRSRTDTSAPRRRPRNLRRPWIGWLFIAPFGVIFLVLLVAPLAYAFYLSLFSKGLATGTIFAGANNYVKAFTDPEFLSGIWFVIRFAVILIPIQMAVSLAAALVLDALTTRLSRFARLAIFVPYAIPAVVGTLMWGFLYSPTFGPLTDLFKIVNQSAPEILSSGNIFGGLLNIVVWQWAGYYMIIIYAALRGIDPSIYEAARIDGATPRQIAFRIKVPMISSAMALILVFALIGTLQFFTEPQVLRPISNGSVTSSFTPNIYAFDLAFRFSQFNYASTISFSLGIVVFIAVYIFLFASRKRRGGFSS; encoded by the coding sequence ATGACCAACCCCGCCGCGACGCTCTCGGCCCCGAGCCGGTCGCGAACAGACACGTCGGCCCCACGCCGCCGCCCGCGCAACCTGCGTCGCCCCTGGATCGGCTGGCTGTTCATCGCGCCCTTCGGCGTGATCTTCCTCGTCCTCCTCGTGGCCCCCCTGGCCTACGCCTTCTACCTCAGCCTCTTCTCGAAGGGCCTCGCCACCGGCACGATCTTCGCTGGCGCGAACAACTACGTCAAAGCGTTCACCGATCCCGAGTTCCTGTCGGGTATCTGGTTCGTCATCCGCTTCGCCGTCATCCTGATCCCTATCCAGATGGCCGTCTCGCTGGCTGCGGCGCTCGTGCTCGATGCGCTCACCACGCGGCTCTCGCGCTTCGCCCGGCTCGCCATCTTCGTGCCGTACGCCATCCCCGCCGTGGTCGGCACGCTCATGTGGGGCTTTCTCTACAGCCCCACCTTCGGCCCGCTGACCGACCTGTTCAAGATCGTCAACCAGAGTGCCCCAGAGATTTTGAGCTCAGGCAATATCTTCGGCGGCCTGCTGAACATCGTCGTCTGGCAGTGGGCCGGCTACTACATGATCATCATCTACGCGGCGCTGCGGGGAATCGATCCCAGCATCTACGAGGCGGCTCGCATCGACGGCGCCACACCCCGGCAGATCGCCTTCCGCATCAAAGTGCCCATGATCTCGAGCGCCATGGCCCTCATCCTGGTGTTCGCCCTCATCGGCACGCTGCAGTTCTTCACGGAACCCCAGGTGCTGCGGCCCATCTCCAACGGCTCAGTCACGTCGAGCTTCACGCCCAACATCTACGCGTTCGATCTCGCGTTCCGCTTCTCGCAGTTCAACTACGCGTCGACCATCTCGTTCTCGCTGGGCATCGTGGTGTTCATCGCGGTCTACATATTTCTATTCGCCAGCCGCAAGCGCCGGGGAGGGTTCTCGTCATGA
- a CDS encoding ABC transporter substrate-binding protein: MKKKSLLAVLSAGALLATLAGCSPDVGAGTSTDSADGGGGSAGSCSNTIVNKDAPQVSVWAWYPNINTVVDMFNKSHNDVQVCWSNAGQGADEYAKFSTAIAAGTGAPDVVMLEAEVVPGFILQNALVDLSEHGADDVKANFSTGAWKDVSSGDSVYAIPVDGGPMAMIYRADIFTKYGIAIPTTWDEYATAAQKLKDAGGPFMGDFGSNVPAWFTALMTQNGQKAWDYNSSDPQKIGVKLNDDGSKKVADYWAGLVGKGLVDTQDQFTTDYVGGLANGSYATYVSAAWAPGYLTGAGGAATGEGAEWKVAPLPQWDSANPVSVNWGGSTFAVTSQAKDKDLAATVAKELYASDEELKDGVDTQTIFPLNQKVLKADTFADTPVAFFNGQTANKDVYIPAENAYEGYTYSPFTTYYYSELTKAMVSIIDKSKSGSQAIDDLQQTMTDYAKAQGFTTK; encoded by the coding sequence GTGAAGAAGAAATCGCTTCTGGCCGTCCTGAGCGCAGGCGCTCTGCTCGCCACGCTCGCCGGCTGCTCACCCGATGTCGGAGCCGGCACGAGCACCGACTCAGCAGACGGCGGCGGAGGCTCCGCCGGCTCGTGCAGCAACACCATCGTCAACAAGGATGCCCCCCAGGTGTCCGTCTGGGCCTGGTACCCGAACATCAACACGGTCGTCGACATGTTCAACAAGTCCCACAACGACGTGCAGGTCTGCTGGTCGAACGCCGGCCAGGGCGCCGACGAATACGCCAAGTTCTCCACGGCCATCGCCGCGGGCACCGGCGCCCCAGACGTGGTCATGCTCGAGGCTGAGGTCGTTCCGGGCTTCATCCTGCAGAACGCGCTCGTCGATCTCAGCGAGCACGGCGCCGACGACGTGAAGGCCAACTTCAGCACCGGCGCCTGGAAAGACGTCTCGAGCGGCGACAGCGTCTACGCGATCCCCGTCGACGGCGGCCCCATGGCCATGATCTACCGCGCAGACATCTTCACGAAGTACGGCATCGCCATCCCCACCACCTGGGACGAGTACGCCACGGCGGCGCAGAAGTTGAAAGACGCCGGAGGGCCGTTCATGGGCGACTTCGGCAGCAACGTGCCGGCCTGGTTCACCGCACTGATGACCCAGAACGGCCAGAAGGCCTGGGATTACAACTCGTCCGATCCGCAGAAGATCGGCGTGAAGCTGAACGACGACGGCAGCAAGAAGGTCGCCGACTACTGGGCCGGTCTCGTAGGCAAGGGTCTGGTCGACACACAAGACCAGTTCACCACCGACTACGTGGGCGGCCTGGCGAACGGATCGTACGCCACCTACGTCTCCGCGGCGTGGGCTCCCGGTTACCTCACCGGCGCCGGCGGTGCCGCCACCGGCGAGGGTGCCGAGTGGAAGGTCGCACCGCTTCCGCAGTGGGACAGTGCGAACCCCGTCTCGGTGAACTGGGGAGGCTCGACCTTCGCGGTCACCAGCCAGGCCAAGGACAAAGACCTCGCGGCGACCGTGGCAAAGGAGCTCTACGCCTCCGACGAGGAACTGAAAGACGGCGTCGACACCCAGACGATCTTCCCGCTCAATCAGAAGGTGCTGAAGGCAGACACCTTCGCCGACACCCCCGTCGCGTTCTTCAACGGCCAGACGGCGAACAAAGACGTCTACATCCCGGCCGAGAACGCCTACGAGGGCTACACCTACAGCCCGTTCACGACGTACTACTACTCGGAGCTCACCAAGGCGATGGTCTCGATCATCGACAAGTCGAAGAGCGGTTCGCAGGCCATAGACGACCTGCAGCAGACCATGACCGACTACGCCAAGGCCCAGGGCTTCACCACCAAGTAG
- a CDS encoding multidrug effflux MFS transporter, translating into MVTTNSIAVVHAGDSLSRRQRLVYVLLLGGLTALGPLTIDLYLPAFPILEHDLGVSAGAIQLTLTGTTLGFALGQLLVGPWSDKVGRRLPLIIATLLHILACVGAALAPEIVSLGIFRVLQGMGAAAGGVVAMAMVRDLFGGRPLVKMLSRLALITTLAPLLAPLIGSQMLRFTDWRGIFWGLAGYGALVVVAVWLWIVETLPKGSAHQSEHSLGQRYRAVFTDRIFVGVALIGGMTFAGLFTYLSASSFLFQLVYELDPQQYGLLFAVNSIGIAAGTQVSARLTKYVAPQWILAGTTAVMLACALAIVVLDSAGVGLVGILVPLWFFIAACGFGFPCVQVLALDRHGREAGTAASVLGAVNFGLAGAISPIVGFLGITSAVPMGAVMAVTAAVAVLALWLVVRPSTVPALGK; encoded by the coding sequence ATCGTGACAACAAACTCCATCGCCGTCGTGCACGCGGGCGACAGCCTCTCGAGGCGTCAGCGCCTGGTCTATGTTCTGCTGCTCGGCGGCCTGACCGCCCTCGGGCCTCTCACGATCGATCTGTACCTGCCCGCGTTCCCGATCCTCGAGCACGACCTGGGTGTCTCGGCCGGCGCCATCCAGCTCACCCTCACGGGCACCACCCTGGGCTTCGCCCTCGGTCAGCTGCTCGTGGGGCCGTGGAGCGACAAGGTCGGCCGACGACTGCCGCTGATCATTGCGACGCTGCTGCATATCCTCGCGTGCGTCGGCGCCGCACTCGCTCCGGAGATCGTCTCGCTCGGCATCTTCCGCGTCCTCCAGGGCATGGGTGCTGCGGCCGGCGGCGTTGTCGCCATGGCGATGGTGCGAGACCTGTTCGGCGGTCGTCCGCTCGTGAAGATGCTCTCCCGACTCGCGCTGATCACGACCCTGGCTCCCCTTCTCGCCCCGCTCATCGGCTCTCAGATGCTGCGCTTCACCGACTGGCGCGGAATCTTTTGGGGCCTCGCCGGCTACGGCGCGCTCGTGGTCGTCGCGGTCTGGCTGTGGATCGTTGAGACGTTGCCCAAGGGGAGCGCCCACCAGTCCGAGCACTCCCTCGGCCAGCGCTACCGCGCCGTGTTCACCGACCGCATCTTCGTCGGCGTCGCCCTGATCGGCGGCATGACCTTTGCGGGCCTGTTCACCTACCTCTCTGCCTCGTCGTTCCTGTTTCAGCTGGTCTATGAGCTCGACCCGCAGCAGTACGGCCTCCTGTTCGCCGTCAACAGCATCGGCATTGCGGCGGGAACGCAGGTCTCGGCACGGCTGACGAAGTATGTCGCCCCGCAGTGGATCCTGGCGGGAACCACCGCGGTGATGCTCGCGTGCGCCCTGGCGATCGTGGTGCTCGACTCGGCGGGGGTGGGTCTCGTCGGAATTCTCGTCCCGCTCTGGTTCTTCATCGCGGCGTGCGGCTTCGGATTTCCGTGCGTGCAGGTCCTCGCCCTCGACAGGCATGGCCGCGAGGCAGGCACGGCGGCGTCCGTACTGGGAGCGGTGAATTTCGGACTCGCCGGCGCGATCTCGCCGATCGTCGGCTTCCTCGGAATCACGAGCGCCGTGCCCATGGGAGCGGTGATGGCGGTGACCGCGGCCGTGGCCGTGCTCGCATTGTGGCTCGTCGTGCGGCCCTCGACGGTTCCGGCCCTCGGCAAATAA